A region of Pseudomonas sp. Marseille-Q3773 DNA encodes the following proteins:
- a CDS encoding ATP-binding protein → MLAAVQPLSATRQNLWRLTVIRVLVLAAQAGSVGVAYWTELLPLPWLSLAGTLALSSLLCAFTALRLRLSLPVTELEYALQLACDLLIHSALLYYSGGSTNPFVSYYLVPLAIAAVTLPWLYSLILSGIALTAYSLLLVQFYPLEGLPMARDKMQVYGMWLSIALAAAVITFFAARMAEELRRQEQLRSERREESLRDEQLLAVATQAAGAAHELGTPLATMSVLLNEMRQDHADPLLQEDLQILQDQVKLCKETLQQLVRAAEANRRLAVVEQDVTAWLDEALNRWHLMRPEASYRFQRLRDGQVPRLTPPPDLTQALLNLLNNAADACPDDLEVRLDWDAHDIVISIRDHGPGVPPAIAEAIGKPFITTKGKGFGLGLFLSKASVTRAGGSVKLYSHEQGGTLTELRLPHGKRGDE, encoded by the coding sequence ATGCTCGCCGCCGTACAACCGCTGTCCGCTACCCGCCAGAACCTCTGGCGCCTGACCGTCATTCGCGTCCTGGTCCTGGCTGCCCAGGCCGGCTCCGTGGGTGTCGCCTACTGGACCGAACTGCTGCCGCTGCCCTGGCTGTCGCTGGCCGGCACCTTGGCCCTGTCCTCGCTGCTGTGTGCGTTCACGGCCCTGCGCCTGCGCCTGTCGCTGCCGGTCACCGAGCTGGAATATGCCCTGCAGCTGGCCTGTGACCTACTGATCCACAGTGCCTTGCTGTACTACTCCGGTGGTTCGACCAACCCGTTCGTCTCGTATTACCTGGTGCCGCTGGCGATCGCTGCGGTGACCTTGCCGTGGCTGTATTCGCTGATTCTTTCCGGCATTGCGCTGACCGCCTATAGCCTGCTGCTGGTGCAGTTCTACCCGCTCGAAGGCTTGCCGATGGCGCGGGACAAGATGCAGGTTTATGGCATGTGGCTGAGCATCGCGCTGGCCGCTGCAGTCATCACCTTCTTTGCCGCACGCATGGCCGAAGAGTTGCGCCGCCAGGAGCAGCTGCGCTCCGAGCGGCGCGAGGAAAGCCTGCGCGATGAACAGCTGCTGGCCGTGGCCACCCAGGCCGCCGGCGCGGCCCATGAGCTGGGCACGCCGTTGGCGACCATGAGCGTGTTGCTCAACGAAATGCGCCAGGACCACGCCGACCCGCTGCTGCAGGAAGACCTGCAGATCCTTCAGGACCAGGTGAAGCTGTGCAAGGAAACCTTGCAACAGCTGGTGCGTGCCGCCGAGGCCAATCGGCGCCTGGCGGTGGTGGAGCAGGACGTGACCGCCTGGCTCGACGAAGCGCTCAACCGCTGGCACCTGATGCGTCCGGAGGCCAGCTACCGCTTCCAGCGCCTGCGCGACGGCCAGGTACCGCGCCTGACCCCGCCACCAGACCTGACCCAGGCGCTGCTGAACCTGTTGAACAATGCCGCTGATGCCTGCCCCGATGACCTTGAAGTGCGTCTGGACTGGGACGCTCACGACATCGTCATCAGTATCCGTGACCATGGCCCTGGCGTGCCGCCGGCCATTGCCGAAGCCATCGGCAAACCCTTCATTACCACCAAGGGCAAAGGCTTCGGCCTTGGCCTGTTCTTGAGCAAGGCCAGCGTGACCCGTGCGGGCGGTTCGGTGAAACTCTATAGTCATGAACAGGGTGGCACCCTGACCGAACTGCGCCTGCCCCATGGCAAGCGAGGAGATGAATGA
- a CDS encoding SIMPL domain-containing protein (The SIMPL domain is named for its presence in mouse protein SIMPL (signalling molecule that associates with mouse pelle-like kinase). Bacterial member BP26, from Brucella, was shown to assemble into a channel-like structure, while YggE from E. coli has been associated with resistance to oxidative stress.) has translation MQNPRRGAALILSCGLLASLPALAADEPRYNQVSLRAEVSKEVARDLMVVTLYSEAQNSDPGKLAQQITETMNKAVQQSRQVKDVKISQGSRNSYPVYDSKGQKITGWRERAELRLESANFPALSQLTADLLQELKMGGMDFSIAPATRKASEDALLKDAVDAFKARAQLATEALGGKGYKVVSLNLNSSGYPRPYLRSAPMAMKAMGADEAAPAPDIEAGTSEVSMNADGLIEVQMP, from the coding sequence ATGCAAAACCCTCGTCGCGGCGCCGCGCTGATCCTGTCCTGCGGCCTGCTCGCCAGCCTGCCGGCATTGGCTGCCGATGAACCTCGCTACAACCAGGTATCGCTGCGTGCCGAAGTCAGCAAGGAAGTGGCGCGCGACCTGATGGTCGTGACCCTGTACAGCGAAGCGCAGAACAGCGACCCCGGCAAGCTGGCCCAGCAGATCACCGAGACCATGAACAAGGCGGTGCAGCAGTCGCGTCAGGTCAAGGACGTGAAGATCAGCCAGGGCAGCCGCAACAGCTACCCGGTGTATGACAGCAAGGGCCAGAAGATCACCGGCTGGCGCGAGCGTGCCGAACTGCGCCTGGAAAGCGCCAACTTCCCGGCCCTGTCGCAACTCACTGCCGACCTGCTGCAAGAGTTGAAAATGGGCGGCATGGACTTTTCCATCGCTCCGGCCACGCGCAAGGCCAGCGAGGATGCACTGCTCAAGGATGCAGTGGATGCCTTCAAGGCACGTGCACAGCTGGCGACCGAGGCGCTAGGCGGCAAAGGCTACAAGGTGGTCAGCCTGAACCTCAACAGCAGCGGTTACCCACGCCCATACCTGCGCAGTGCGCCAATGGCGATGAAGGCAATGGGGGCTGATGAGGCGGCGCCGGCGCCAGATATCGAAGCCGGTACCAGTGAAGTCAGCATGAATGCCGATGGCCTGATCGAAGTGCAAATGCCTTGA
- a CDS encoding ABC transporter substrate-binding protein, with protein sequence MLKHAVIPFLLGAGLLSGAPSALAASNLVFCSEGSPAGFDPGQYTTGTDFDASAETVFNRLTQFERGGTAVIPGLATKWEVSDDGKTYTFHLREGVKFHSTDYFKPTRAFNADDVLFTFNRMLDKDHPFRKAYPTEFPYFTDMGMDKNIAKVEKLDEHTVRFTLNEVDAAFIQNLAMSFASIQSAEYAEQLLKDGKAADINQKPIGTGPFVFSKYQKDAHIRFKGNKDYWQPDDVKIDNLIFAITTDASVRMQKLKKNECQVTLFPRPADIQPLKQDPKLQMPDQAGFNLGYIAYNVMDKVKGSNEANPLAQLKVRQALDMAVDKKKIIESVYQGAGQLAVNGMPPTQWSYDDSIKDAPYDPEKARQLLKEAGIKEGTEISLWAMPVQRPYNPNAKLMAEMLQSDWAKVGIKAKIVSYEWGEYIKRSKGGEQGAMLIGWSGDNGDPDNWLGTLYGCDAMNGNNFSKWCYKPYDDLIKQAKATPDQAKRTELYKQAQHILKEQVPITPIAHSTVYQPMSAKVKDFKISPFGLNSFYGVSVDK encoded by the coding sequence ATGCTCAAACACGCAGTCATTCCGTTCCTGCTAGGCGCAGGCTTGCTCTCCGGCGCACCGTCGGCCCTCGCCGCGTCCAACCTGGTGTTCTGCTCCGAAGGCAGCCCGGCCGGCTTCGACCCGGGGCAATACACCACAGGGACCGACTTCGACGCCTCTGCCGAGACCGTGTTCAACCGCCTGACCCAGTTCGAACGCGGCGGCACCGCCGTCATCCCGGGCCTGGCGACCAAGTGGGAAGTATCCGACGACGGCAAGACCTACACCTTCCACCTGCGCGAAGGGGTCAAGTTCCACAGCACCGACTACTTCAAGCCCACCCGCGCATTCAACGCCGACGACGTGCTGTTCACCTTCAACCGCATGCTCGACAAGGACCACCCGTTCCGCAAGGCCTACCCCACCGAGTTCCCGTACTTCACCGACATGGGCATGGACAAGAACATTGCCAAAGTGGAGAAGCTCGACGAACACACGGTGAGGTTCACCCTCAACGAGGTCGACGCCGCCTTCATCCAGAACCTGGCCATGAGCTTCGCCTCGATCCAGTCCGCCGAATACGCCGAGCAGTTGCTCAAGGACGGCAAGGCTGCCGATATCAACCAGAAACCGATCGGCACCGGCCCGTTCGTGTTCAGCAAGTACCAGAAGGACGCGCATATCCGCTTCAAGGGCAACAAGGACTACTGGCAACCTGACGACGTGAAGATCGACAACCTGATCTTCGCCATTACCACCGACGCCTCGGTGCGCATGCAGAAGCTGAAGAAGAACGAATGCCAGGTCACCTTGTTCCCGCGCCCGGCCGACATCCAGCCGCTGAAGCAGGACCCCAAGCTGCAGATGCCGGACCAGGCCGGCTTCAACCTCGGCTACATCGCCTACAACGTGATGGACAAGGTCAAGGGCAGCAACGAGGCCAACCCGCTGGCCCAGCTGAAAGTCCGTCAGGCGCTGGACATGGCCGTAGACAAGAAAAAGATCATCGAGTCGGTGTACCAGGGCGCCGGCCAGCTGGCCGTCAACGGCATGCCGCCAACCCAGTGGTCCTATGACGACAGCATCAAGGACGCTCCGTACGACCCGGAAAAGGCCAGGCAACTGCTCAAGGAAGCCGGCATCAAGGAAGGTACCGAGATCTCCCTGTGGGCCATGCCGGTACAGCGTCCGTACAACCCCAATGCCAAGCTGATGGCCGAAATGCTGCAATCGGACTGGGCCAAGGTGGGCATCAAGGCGAAGATCGTCAGCTATGAATGGGGTGAATACATCAAACGCTCCAAGGGGGGCGAACAAGGTGCCATGCTGATCGGCTGGAGCGGTGACAATGGTGACCCGGACAACTGGCTGGGCACCCTGTACGGCTGCGATGCCATGAACGGCAACAACTTCTCCAAGTGGTGCTACAAACCCTACGACGACCTGATCAAGCAGGCCAAGGCCACTCCCGACCAGGCCAAGCGCACCGAGCTGTACAAGCAGGCGCAGCACATCCTCAAGGAGCAGGTGCCGATCACCCCGATCGCCCACTCCACCGTGTACCAGCCCATGAGCGCCAAGGTGAAGGACTTCAAGATCAGCCCGTTCGGCCTGAACTCCTTCTACGGCGTCAGCGTGGACAAATAG
- a CDS encoding AEC family transporter — MLALLIQTLNITAPVFAMLFMGVLLKRIRLIDDNFNRVASQLVFNVCMPALLFLGIYHADLGAAVKPGVLLYFIAATLVGFAIAWGLAVWRCPAADRGIYTQGAFRGNNGVIGLALAASLYGDYGISLGAVLAGLVILLYNSLSAVVLAVYSPDLKSDPWSICKSIFSNPLIISVLVATPMAYAQVPLPNWLLTSGDYLAQMTLPLALICIGGTLSLAALRDSGRLAIDASLVKMVWLPLVGTLGAWLCGFRGAELGILFLYIGSPTAAASYVMARAANGNHELAASIIVVTTLMAAITTNIGIFILQWGGWI, encoded by the coding sequence ATGCTCGCCCTTCTTATTCAGACGCTGAACATCACGGCACCGGTCTTCGCCATGCTGTTCATGGGTGTGCTGCTCAAACGCATCCGCCTGATCGATGACAACTTCAACCGCGTCGCTTCGCAGCTGGTGTTCAACGTGTGCATGCCGGCGCTGTTGTTCCTCGGCATCTACCACGCCGACCTGGGCGCAGCGGTCAAACCCGGGGTTCTGCTGTATTTCATCGCCGCCACTCTGGTCGGTTTCGCCATCGCCTGGGGCCTGGCGGTCTGGCGCTGCCCCGCGGCGGACCGGGGCATCTACACCCAGGGCGCCTTCCGTGGCAACAACGGTGTGATCGGCCTGGCCCTGGCCGCCAGCCTTTACGGCGACTACGGCATTTCCCTGGGGGCGGTGCTCGCCGGCCTGGTGATCCTCCTGTACAACTCGCTGTCGGCGGTGGTGCTGGCGGTGTACAGCCCGGACCTGAAGTCCGACCCGTGGAGCATCTGCAAGAGCATTTTCAGCAACCCGTTGATCATCAGCGTGCTGGTGGCCACGCCAATGGCCTACGCTCAGGTGCCGCTGCCCAACTGGCTGCTCACTTCGGGCGACTATCTGGCCCAGATGACCTTGCCGCTGGCGCTGATCTGCATCGGTGGCACCCTGTCGCTGGCGGCGCTGCGCGACAGCGGCAGGCTGGCCATCGACGCCAGCCTGGTGAAAATGGTCTGGCTGCCGCTGGTCGGCACCTTGGGCGCCTGGCTCTGCGGCTTCCGCGGTGCCGAACTGGGCATCCTGTTCCTGTACATCGGGAGCCCGACCGCAGCAGCCAGCTACGTCATGGCGCGGGCAGCCAACGGCAACCATGAGCTCGCCGCATCGATCATCGTGGTTACCACGCTGATGGCGGCGATCACCACCAACATTGGCATTTTCATCTTGCAGTGGGGCGGATGGATCTAG
- a CDS encoding response regulator transcription factor, which yields MSEENQVESEELPHLLLVDDDATFTRVMARAMSRRGFRVSTASSAEEGLLLAQQDLPDYATLDLKMEGDSGLVLLPKLLELDPEMRVVILTGYSSIATAVEAVKRGACNYLCKPADADDVLAALLSEHTDLDTLVPENPMSVDRLQWEHIQRVLNEHEGNISATARALGMHRRTLQRKLQKRPVRR from the coding sequence ATGAGCGAAGAAAACCAGGTCGAAAGCGAAGAGCTTCCGCACCTGCTGCTGGTGGACGACGATGCCACCTTCACCCGGGTCATGGCCCGTGCCATGAGCCGCCGCGGTTTCCGCGTGAGCACCGCCAGCTCTGCCGAGGAAGGGTTGCTGCTGGCCCAGCAGGACTTGCCGGACTACGCCACGCTGGACCTCAAGATGGAGGGTGACTCCGGTCTGGTGCTGCTGCCCAAGCTGCTGGAGCTGGACCCGGAAATGCGCGTGGTGATCCTGACCGGCTACTCAAGCATTGCCACCGCCGTGGAAGCGGTCAAGCGTGGCGCCTGCAACTACCTGTGCAAACCGGCCGATGCCGATGATGTGCTGGCGGCGTTACTGTCGGAGCACACTGACCTGGATACCCTGGTGCCGGAAAACCCGATGTCGGTCGACCGCCTGCAGTGGGAACATATCCAGCGTGTGCTGAACGAGCACGAGGGTAATATCTCGGCCACTGCGCGGGCGCTGGGCATGCACCGGCGGACCTTGCAGCGCAAGCTGCAGAAGCGCCCGGTCCGGCGCTGA
- a CDS encoding amino acid permease, giving the protein MQDQSTPERLQRGLKNRHIQLIALGGAIGTGLFLGIAQTIQLAGPSVLLGYAIAGLMAFLIMRQLGEMVVEEPVAGSFSHFAHQYWSEFAGFVSGWNYWVVYVLVGMAELTAVGIYVQYWWPGFPTWATAAIFFVVINLINLTQVKVYGEMEFWFALVKVVAIVSMIGFGAWLLTSGHGGPDASVANLWQYGGFFPNGITGLVMALAVIMFSFGGLELVGITAAEADNPRQSIPKATNQVVYRILIFYIGALAVLLSLYPWQKVVQGGSPFVMIFHELDSDLVATILNIVVLTAALSVYNSCVYANSRMLFGLASQGDAPRQLLRVSRSGVPLTALGVSALATGLCVLINYLMPGEAFGLLMALAVSALVINWASISITHLKFRKAKLAAGITPFYKSWGHPLTNYLCLAFIVLILVVMYLTPPIRISVMLIPGWILVLWVAFKMKKARQAR; this is encoded by the coding sequence ATGCAAGACCAGAGCACGCCCGAGCGCTTGCAGCGCGGGCTGAAGAATCGCCATATCCAGCTGATTGCGCTGGGCGGGGCTATCGGCACCGGGTTGTTCCTGGGCATCGCGCAAACCATCCAGCTGGCCGGCCCTTCCGTGCTGCTGGGCTATGCCATTGCCGGCCTGATGGCCTTCCTGATCATGCGCCAGCTGGGCGAAATGGTGGTGGAAGAGCCGGTGGCCGGCAGCTTCAGCCACTTCGCGCACCAGTACTGGAGCGAGTTCGCCGGTTTCGTCTCGGGCTGGAACTACTGGGTGGTATACGTGCTGGTCGGCATGGCCGAACTCACTGCAGTGGGCATCTATGTGCAGTACTGGTGGCCGGGCTTCCCCACCTGGGCCACGGCAGCGATCTTCTTCGTGGTGATCAACCTGATCAACCTGACCCAGGTGAAGGTCTACGGCGAGATGGAGTTCTGGTTCGCCCTGGTCAAGGTGGTGGCCATCGTCAGCATGATCGGTTTCGGCGCCTGGTTGCTGACCAGCGGCCATGGCGGCCCGGATGCCAGCGTGGCCAACCTGTGGCAGTACGGCGGCTTCTTCCCCAATGGCATCACTGGCCTGGTGATGGCGCTGGCGGTGATCATGTTCTCGTTCGGTGGCCTGGAACTGGTGGGCATCACTGCTGCCGAGGCCGACAACCCGCGCCAGAGCATCCCCAAGGCCACCAACCAGGTGGTGTACCGTATCCTCATCTTCTACATCGGCGCCCTGGCGGTGCTGCTGTCGCTGTACCCGTGGCAGAAGGTGGTGCAGGGCGGTAGCCCGTTCGTGATGATCTTCCACGAACTGGACAGTGACCTGGTGGCGACCATCCTCAATATCGTGGTGCTGACGGCCGCGCTGTCTGTGTACAACAGCTGTGTATACGCCAACAGCCGCATGCTGTTCGGCCTGGCCAGCCAGGGCGACGCGCCACGGCAATTGCTGAGGGTCAGCCGCAGTGGCGTGCCGCTGACCGCGCTGGGCGTGTCGGCGCTGGCGACCGGGCTGTGTGTGCTGATCAACTACCTGATGCCGGGCGAAGCCTTCGGCCTGCTGATGGCCCTGGCGGTGTCGGCGCTGGTGATCAACTGGGCGAGCATCAGCATTACTCACCTGAAGTTCCGCAAGGCCAAGCTGGCGGCCGGGATCACCCCGTTCTACAAGAGCTGGGGGCACCCATTGACCAACTACCTGTGCCTGGCGTTCATCGTGCTGATCCTGGTAGTGATGTACCTGACCCCGCCGATTCGCATTTCGGTGATGCTGATTCCGGGGTGGATCCTGGTGCTATGGGTGGCCTTCAAGATGAAGAAGGCTCGCCAGGCCAGGTAG
- a CDS encoding carboxymuconolactone decarboxylase family protein — translation MADSDKTGEQIRRQVMGDAFVDRALGNATDFTRPLQEFVNEHAWGSVWARDGLPLKTRSLITLATLTALKCPQELKGHVRGALNNGCTVEEIREALLHCAVYAGVPAAIDAFRAAQEVIDSYQ, via the coding sequence ATGGCTGATAGCGACAAGACCGGCGAGCAGATTCGCCGCCAGGTAATGGGCGATGCGTTCGTCGACCGCGCCCTGGGCAATGCCACTGACTTTACCCGGCCGCTGCAGGAGTTCGTCAACGAACACGCGTGGGGCAGTGTGTGGGCGCGCGACGGCTTGCCGTTGAAGACTCGCAGCCTGATTACCCTGGCCACGCTCACGGCACTCAAATGCCCGCAGGAACTCAAGGGGCATGTACGCGGGGCGTTGAATAACGGTTGTACCGTGGAGGAGATTCGCGAAGCGCTGCTGCATTGCGCGGTGTACGCCGGGGTGCCGGCGGCGATCGATGCTTTCCGTGCAGCCCAGGAAGTGATCGACAGTTATCAGTAG